A window of Chryseobacterium sp. IHB B 17019 genomic DNA:
TTTCCGGAAGTTTTAGCTAAATATCAGGATCGTTTCAGGTATATTTTGGTGGATGAGTACCAGGATACAAACCATTCTCAGTATCTTATCGTAAAAGCACTGGCTTCAAAATTTGAAAATATTTGCGTGGTGGGGGATGATGCCCAGTCTATTTATTCTTTCCGTGGGGCGAATATTTATAATATTTTAAACTTTAAAAAAGATTATCCGGATGCCGTAACGGTTTCGTTGGAGCAAAACTACCGTTCTACACAAAATATCGTTAATGCAGCTAATGTTGTCATTGCTAAAAACATCCAGCAGTTCAAGAAAAATGTTTTCAGTGAAAATGAAGAAGGTGAAAAAATTAAAGTCTACCGTTCACTTTCCGATGCCGATGAAGCGAATTTTGTAGCCGGAAATATCTGGGAAATCCACAATCGTGAACAGAGAAAATATAGTGATTTTGCCATTTTATACAGGACAAATTCACAAACCCGTGCTTTTGAAGACGCTTTAAGGCGTAAAAATATTCCATACAAAGTCTACGGAGGCCTGTCTTTCTACCAAAGAAAAGAGGTGAAAGATTTATTGGCTTACCTGAGGCTTTTAATTAACGAAAACGACTCTGAAGCATTAACGAGGATTATCAATTATCCGACAAGAGGAATTGGTGAAACCACTCAAAATAAATTGATCGTTTTTGCAGATAGTCAAAACGTTTCTATATCAAAAGTTTTGGATAATCTTCCGATATATGCTCCACATTTAGGCTTTAACAATGGAGTTTTGAATAAACTGAATGATTTCTGGTCAATGATCAAAGCTTTTCAGGTGTTATTAAAAACTGAAACGGCTTATAGCGTTGCCATGGAAGTTGCAAAACGAAGTGGACTGATCAAATTTTTAAAAGACGACCAGACTCCGGAAGGGATTTCCCGTGTAGAAAACGTCCAGGAATTGATGAACTCCATGCAGGGATTCATTGAAGAGCAGATGCAGCTGGAAGACGGAGACCCAAGTTTATCGAATTTTCTTGAAAACATCGCGCTTTCCGCAGATACTCAGGACAAAAATAATGAGGATGATATGGTTTCGTTAATGACCATTCACCTGTCCAAAGGCCTTGAGTTTCCGGTAGTTCACCTTGTTGGTTTGGAGGAAAACCTTTTCCCGAGTTTTATGAGCTCGACAACGAGGGAAGATTTGGAAGAAGAAAGACGTTTGTTTTATGTTGCCTTAACGAGAGCTGAAAAACAGGCATTTTTCTCGTATGCTATTTCACGTTTCCAGTGGGGAAAAATTACCGATGCGGAACCATCAAGATTCTTAAGTGAAATTGATGAAGAATATATCGAATTTGTAAACCCTGCCATTGAAAAGCGTTTTATCAATAATTCAGGAATTAAATCAAATATTTTTGATGAGCATCCTTCTGAGCTTAGAAGTTTCAAAAAGGTTGAAAAGAAAAGTATTGAAAGGAGCGATAATTCAAAACCTATTGCTGAACCCCGTAAACTAAAACCGGTAAGTACAGCGAAAATTATTAACCCAAGCGGTGCTTCTTCACAGGATATCGAAGTGGGCGACAAAGTAAGGCACGATCGCTTCGGAGTAGGGGAAGTGACTTTCTTAGACGGAACCGATCCTCAAAATATCAAGGCAAAAGTAATCTTCCAGCATGAAGGTGAGAAGAATTTAATTCTTAAATATGCTAAACTGACGAAAATATAAAATGTCATTGCGAGAGAATATAGTACAAAATAATCAAAATATAAGCCTGTTTCATATTTGAAAGCAGGCTTTTTTATTTATCGCAAGGCCAGAAAATGTTTATTTTATTTGAATAAAGTTTAATTTTTTCCCAAATTGAGACAATGTGAATTTGTATATTTAAAGCTTAAAATCAGTTATTATGTACAGAATTCTTGTATTTTTAATTTTAACCTTATTTTCGGAACCGCTTTTTTCACAGGATTATAGCATTGTTAATAATATTCATTATTATGATACAAAAACGAATGCATCTGATGCTTATATCAAGGAAAGATGTGTGCTGGATATTTATGTTCCAAAAAATGTGAAAAATTTTTCTACGGTAATCT
This region includes:
- a CDS encoding ATP-dependent helicase, which encodes MEDYLKGLNEPQFEAVTTLNGPLMVLAGAGSGKTRVLTMRIAHLITNGVDPFNILALTFTNKAAREMKDRIAKVVGHSNARSLWMGTFHSVFARILRSEANYLGYPSNFTIYDQQDALNVIKKVLKDMNIDSDLYKPKKVQARISTYKNNLITVKAYFNNPELIEADEKANMKFIGQIYQKYVDACFRNGAMDFDDLLLKTNELLTRFPEVLAKYQDRFRYILVDEYQDTNHSQYLIVKALASKFENICVVGDDAQSIYSFRGANIYNILNFKKDYPDAVTVSLEQNYRSTQNIVNAANVVIAKNIQQFKKNVFSENEEGEKIKVYRSLSDADEANFVAGNIWEIHNREQRKYSDFAILYRTNSQTRAFEDALRRKNIPYKVYGGLSFYQRKEVKDLLAYLRLLINENDSEALTRIINYPTRGIGETTQNKLIVFADSQNVSISKVLDNLPIYAPHLGFNNGVLNKLNDFWSMIKAFQVLLKTETAYSVAMEVAKRSGLIKFLKDDQTPEGISRVENVQELMNSMQGFIEEQMQLEDGDPSLSNFLENIALSADTQDKNNEDDMVSLMTIHLSKGLEFPVVHLVGLEENLFPSFMSSTTREDLEEERRLFYVALTRAEKQAFFSYAISRFQWGKITDAEPSRFLSEIDEEYIEFVNPAIEKRFINNSGIKSNIFDEHPSELRSFKKVEKKSIERSDNSKPIAEPRKLKPVSTAKIINPSGASSQDIEVGDKVRHDRFGVGEVTFLDGTDPQNIKAKVIFQHEGEKNLILKYAKLTKI